CTTCCTTGATGTGAAAAACTCCAGCTGTGGGTCAGATATTCTGGAGGGTTGGCTGGGCAGGGATTCTGGTAGAGATATTTGGTCCCTGAAAGGGAAGGAGTCTGGGAGGGATGCAGTCATCTTCCCTCCCCCATAGCCCTAGGTCTGATGGGATGATGAGCTGGGGGAGGCCTGGTCGGTAGAGGGGAGACCGTGAGGGTAAGGCTCCTCTGCGAAACAGAGAAGGGCAATCTTGTGTTTTTACTGAaggaaggggttgggggaggcctCTTCCCCATTTCCTCATCTCCCCAGCCGGGCTTACTCTTTCCTAGTTCCCTCCAGGGGCCTGAGTCACTCCTGATGTGGGGGTGTGATTGCCTctgacttcttccttccctctctctgggaAGGATCCTGCCCATTGTTCATGTACCGCTTTAACCTGCTGGTCAGTTCAACCTACAGCATCacctgagcacccaggtgccaggccctgtgctaggtacTAGGGATAAAATAGTTGTTTCAAGGCACTCATTGTCAAAAGGGAGAAACAAATACTTAAACAATTGATGTCAATGTATTTTAGGTTTAGCCTAGAGATCTTCACAGGATTTTGTGAGTACTAGGGAAGGGACCTTTTGCCCACTCAGAATTCAACTGAGTCTGTTCCAAAtcctgaagaatgagtaggatttAGTCTAATCGTGTtatgtgtgttggggtggggggcacctgccTGGAGTTGGGGAAAACACTGTGGGAAGGTATTCTAGGTGTTTTATAAtccaacaaaaaacagaaaacctttgATTGAGCACCAACATTCATGGTCCTAGGAAGGCAACTGAAGTTTGACCTTGGTGTTTTCCCATGCTGGAGGGATGCACTGTTGTACCCAATGTATAGGTGAAGAAACAGGATTAGAGCAGTTGAGTGAATTGCCCCACTCACACCTGGATCTGTGTGACCAGTGGCTTTCTCCTCAATACTCTGCTGCCCTAAGGAACTTGGATTGAATTGGATTTCAGTGAGCCCCTCTTGTGTGCCAGGCACGTTGCTCGATTATGTTTCTCTGCTTTGTAATTTTGTCCCTCTAGAATCTATCTTCCATGCTGGAAGAACATACTTCTGAGGCCAGGCTGACTGGGGCACATGTTACCTTAAAAACTTATGGTAGCTCTCCCCTGGCCACAGGATAAAGTCCCATGTGCTTTATTCTGCAGATGGACTCCTTATTTTCTGCCTTTGCCAGTCTTTCTGGTCTTCTCTCCCACCACTTCTCACCATGCACTTAATACTGTGGTCCTGTTGAACTGATTGTAGTCTCTTCCCCTTCATACTCAGGCTGTTCCACCTGCCAGGAatgcctttctcctccttcttgtcTTGGTATGTTCTATTCAGTCCCTCCCAGCTTATAATGAAGATGTctcctcctctaggaagcctttCCTGATATCCACTGCCCCTACTCCAGTCAGTGCCTCTCCTGTGCATTTTTGTTATTGCATTTCCCACACCACATTGCAGTTATCTCCCCTGCAAGCTTGTGACCTTCTTGAGGGCAGGAAAGATATTACCTAATTCTTCCTGATCCTTAGTAGGGTTTGGAACCAACTTATGATAGAAATTAATGAGCAatgatgggcgcctgggtagctcagttggttaagcgtctgactttggctcaggtcatgatcttgaggttcgtgagtttgagccctgtgtcaggctctctctgaaagcttggagcctggagcctgcttcagattctgtgtctccctctctctctctgccccttccctgctcacgctctgtctctctctctcaaaaatacataataaatattttaaaaatattaatgagcaATGATTAAGTGGTTCTAAGACAAAAGAAACTAATAGTTAATGAGCCCATCCATTTGCCAGTCCTTTATATACAGTTTCTCAGTAGTTCTCTCATACCTTTGTGATGTAGATGGTGGCATCCCtttttgacagatgaggaagagATTCAGGTTATCACTTGCCAAGATTTCCCAATTTCTAATGgacagaactgggatttgagcTCAGGTTGGTCTGGAAATTCAAGCGCTTTCTTCCATTCCACTCATTTCCTGGTACTGGCTCCTACAAGTAACTGTTTCAAGACTCCTGGGGTATCTTGAGTGTGAAGCCGTGACAGAACAATGGGCAAACAGTGCAAGGAAAGCTTCATTTGCTTGAGAATCTCGGGTGACTTCAGGAAGGAGGTAGAGGGAATTGCAGGTGGCCCAGGGGATCTCAAGAGTCTGATAGGAGGAAACTCAGTTGCTTCTAAGGAGGCAgagaagtatatttatatttgttctgtattctgttttatGGATAACAGTGGATAAATAGCACTTGCTATTATATAACCTCTCAGGTAGatcctatttttttctccaccttacaaatgaggaaatcgaGGCTTAGAGGAATTctatgacttgcccaaggtcacacaatgagTAAGTGGTAAAGCTAGAACTTGGACCCAGGTCTAATGCAAACTGTGGCTTTTAAATATTCTGTACCCTCTCCCCAAACTTGTATGTGCCATAAGCAGGATTTGAACACACCCAACATGTACAGAGATCTAACATGAGAACACCATCTCTGTACAGAGATTCCTTCCAAGGGAAGAAGTCCTTTCAGTGTGGTGAACTAGGCCCTTCGATGGCTAAGTGGCCAGATACCCTGATATTTGGTAGCTCACAAAATGCTTTTACATCCAGTCTCTCATTTGagcctggggaggtgggtggcTTGCTTCAGTTCCGCCAGCAATCCATGTTTTATACCACTGCTATTGACCCTTTCCATGCTTTCTTCATCCTGCAGAGAGAGCTCCATTCCTGTAGATGTGGCTCGGCAGCGGGAACTCAAATGGCTGGAGATGTTCAGTAACTGGGATAAGTGGCTGTCACGGCGTTTCCAGAAGGTTTGGAAGGCTGACTGGTGGGCAGGGCAATGgacaagttgggagggggttagggagaGCTCATATACTCCAGGGAAGCCATGATAGTATTTGTTCTCTAGACCACATTGGGGATGGGTGGTTCTTGGGCCTGGGGGGAGGAGTAGTTTTAAACATAGAAGGCCAGGCCAGGTCCAGTGGAGTCAAGCCAATGAGATGTGGGAGGGCTGTCCCAGGAAGCCTGAGGACTGCTGGGGAAAGCCTGGAGGCTATGCCAGCCCCTGAAGCTGTCACCCTGCCTGCCACTCTGCCTTAGGTGAAGCTGCGCTGCCGGAAGGGgatcccctcctccctcagagccAAGGCCTGGCAGTACCTGTCCAATAGCAAGGAACTCCTGGAGCAGAACCCTGGCAAGTTTGAGGTGTGTCCAGGGTATGGGGACATGTGATACTGTGTGAAGGGTATCATCAGTCCCCCTAGATCCTGAGATAATCCCTGATATCCCACTGCAGGAGCTAGAACGGGCTCCTGGGGACCCCAAGTGGCTGGATGTGATCGAGAAGGACCTGCACCGCCAGTTCCCTTTCCATGAGATGTTTGCCGCTCGAGGAGGGCATGGGTAAGATGGCCTGATCACGTGGGTCAGTCTGTAGAAGGCTCCAGGTGGATACAGGGCTGGGTTGAAAGCTGTTCTTGCCCTCCAGGGCTTCTAGGAAAGTGGTCCTTAATGTATTGAGTGTCAAGCCATATTGAGGGAACTGTCCTGGGAAGGAGATTCTGACTCGGGGCTGgggggttgttggaggggagatgGAGAGGCACAACAAGGACTTATTGAAGAGGTTGCATTTGAGTTGGGTTTTGAAGGTTAGATGGGAGCAGAGCCAGGGGCAGGTTTTTCCTGGCTGGGGGTTTATATAAGCTGTCTCTGGGATGTGGGGTTGAGTGGAGCTGAGGCTGGAAAAGCAGTTTCGGGTCAGATCACCAGAGGGCCTTAAAAATTGTTCTGAGGCACTTGTACTTTTGTTCTATATGCTAGACTTCCCCaagatgtatatatatcactCCTTAGTAATATGCAAGATGGTATTAGGTGACTCTCAGATGCACATTTTTCATCAGTTGGTCCatcttttcagcaaatatttaactGAACACCTGCTATCTGCCAGGAACTGGTCTAGTCACAGATGATAGCAGTTAACAAGACAAAAACTCCTGCCCTTATGGGGCTTATTACATTTTAGTGAGGATagacaataagtaaataagacaaagaaggaaagtatGTTGTATGTGAAAGGGTGGTAAGTATTAAAGAGGAGTTTAAAGCAAGAAAGGGGAATAGAGAATGTGAATGGAGATGTGGTTATAATGATCTGACTTGTGTCTTAAAAGgatcattctggctgctgtgCTGAGAATAGTATAAGGAGACAAGGACGGAAGCAGAGAGACTTGTTAGAAGACTATTTCCATAATCCAGGAGAGAGAGTATGATAGATATATCAGAATGGTAGCCGTGGAACTATGGGGAAAAGTGGTTGGGTTCTGtctatattttgaaagtagagccAAAAGGATTTGCCAATAGATTAGATGTGGActgtatgagagagagacagagacagagagagagattggaattAAGGCCGACTCTGAAGGTTTTGGGCCTGAGAAACTAGACAAATGGAGTTGTTCATATATTGGTGTGGATGAGAAAAGGAGGTTAGAGGGGTATGTTAAGAGCTCAGTTTAGGAATGTGAAGTTTGAAATGCTAATTGGACATCCAGATGGAGATGTCAAGAAAGTTGGATGTACGACCTGTATAAGTCTGGAATTTGGGGAGAAGTTTAAACTGGAGGTAAGCTGGAGATTGAGAGTTATTGGCCTCTAGATGGGACTAAATTTCACCTGTGGGATTGGACGAGCTCATCAAGGCAGCAAGTGTAGATACAAAAGGAAACTcagagattgagccctgcagctCTAACATTTCAAGAATGGGAAGATAAGAACGAACCAGCACAGGAAGGAGAAACTAGAGAGGTAGAAGGAGAACCAGGGCAGTGTGATTTCTGGAAGCAAATCGAAGAGGGGTTTTGGGACCAGTTGTATGGAATGCTGCTGATGGGTCAAGTAAAGTAAAGTCTGCAAATTGACCTCTGGACTCAGCACAGTAGAGGTCATTAGTGACCTTGATAAAGGCAGTTTGCACAGGGCAGTAGTGTAGAGCCTGACTGGAGAATGGGAGGAAAGAGATTAAAGACAGCAAGTCTGTATTCTGAGGTTTTGCTGACTAGGTAAAGAGAGAAATGATGTAATgtttggaggggaaggggggtagTCAAGAGACTTTTTTTGTAACATAGAGGAAATAACAGATACTGGTATGCCACTGGGAATGATCTAGTAGGGAGAGAAAAACTGATGATGCAGGAGAGGTGGAAGGCTTGCTGGAGTGATGGACTGTGTAGGTGAGAGGGGATGGGATGCAGTACCCAAGTGGAAAAGCTGTGTTTGGCCAGGACCACAGACAGTTCACCCACAGCAACAGGGAGAAAGCAGGGACACAGATGCAGGTGGGTGGGTAAAAATAGCATGGGAGCTTGTGGGAGTTACATGTTTAATAGGTATTAGGTAAAATAACTAGTACATCAAACCTGTCACTTCACGGATGCTATTGCTAAgtggagaaaaaatataaagtaaatagtACTGGGGAGGTATGCAGGTAAAACATAAGATCACACTTCAATGACTGAATTTGGGGATGTAAGAGGttattactttttacttttttctgggTAAGAAATGAAAGTCTGAGCTACGGAATGGCTGTGGAGGTAGAGAGAAGGAACAGGCATGAATGAAACTCAACATGTAGTGTTGATAAGACTTGATTAGCCACGGGGAGTGATGTAGGGCTCTCTTTTCCAACGTGGGGCTAAGTGAATGGAATTCTCAGACACAGCGATGGGCACCCTCAAGAGGACAGGTCTAGGGCAGAGATTTTATTCTTTGGGATACAGAGACATGAGAAAGGTCTGAGGCACAGCTGGCTTCTCAAGCCTTCACCAAGAACCAGGGCCCAATGGACATGCTGGCAGAGAACTGATGAAATCCACTGAGGCAGATAGGGCAGGCCCTGCTCTGGGGTGATCAAAGAATTCAGACAGTGCTACGGGAGGTCTGATGCTGTGGACAGTGGTAGCTTTCTGAAGAAGGTGACCTTGAAGGTCTATGGGGTGGTGGCAGatgaaggatggagagagagcacatcCTGTGCTGGGGAACGGGTAGGGAGCACATAGGATGTGGAGGCAAGGGTGGAAAGCTGGAGCCCGGAATGCTTTGATGATGGTCTCGGTCATTGGCTTAACCTTGATAGCAGTGCTAGGAAGGTCGGTGGAGGTGCGTGGTGGTGAACCTCTGAGGTTAATCTGGAACTGGATCTAGGAGgggtctgggctggggctggTTGTGGGGGGCAGGCTTAGTTTGGGGCAGAGAGCCCCCAACTCCTGTGATTGCCCTCATGGTCTTTCCCAATACCCACAGGCAACAGGACCTGTATCGAATCCTGAAGGCTTACACTATCTACCGGCCCGATGAGGGCTACTGCCAGGCCCAGGCCCCAGTGGCCGCCGTGCTGCTCATGCACATGCCTGCTGAGGTCAGCATACGCTGGTCCTGGTTGGGGAGGGACTGGGAGGACCTTGGCCTACAGTGGTGATGGGGGAGCTCTCTGCTCCCTGTTTCTcaggcccctccctccttccttgttCTCGCTCTTCTCAGCAAGCTTTTTGGTGCCTGGTGCAGATCTGTGACAAGTACCTCCCCGGTTACTACAGTGCAGGGCTGGTGAGTGTCTGGGGGCTGGGTGCACCCAAGGTTATGACTTTCTCCTGAGGCTGCAGGGAGGTCCttgtcctgcctcctccctctccccccccccccgcttttgtCCTTTTGTCCCTCTGCTCTGGGCCTCTCCCACTGAGGTGAGGATCCCCCACTAGGGACAGTCCTACCCCACGGGAGCCACAGTAGGCCTCTTCTCATGGCTCATCCCACTTCCAGGAGGCCATTCAGCTGGACGGAGAAATCTTTTTTGCGCTGTTGCGCCGGGCCTCCCCGCTGGCACACCGACACCTGCGGCGGCAACGCATTGACCCCGTGCTCTACATGACAGAATGGTTCATGTGCATCTTTGCCCGCACCCTGCCCTGGGCTTCAGTGCTGCGTGTCTGGGATATGTTCTTCTGTGAAGGTACTTCTGTAGCCGTTCAGGCCATGAGGGGGCCGGGGTTTCCATGGTGGCTGCCAGAGAGTGGCCTGCTGCCCGAAGTTACCTCTGGGACCTAGGCTTCCCTGTAAGCAGTCTGGGGGCTGGAGAAACTGGGGCCTAGTCTTGGCTCTGCTATCAGTCCAGAACCTACTGTTCCTCTCAGGAACTCGAAACCCATGGCAGCTCATTTCCCTTCgtgggacctcagtttcctcatctgtacggTTGGCAGTAGACAGGGATGGGGCCTGTTGAGTCCCTTCTGACTGGGACACACTGAGGTCCCAGCCCTGATCGCCCGCGCTCTCTTCTTTCTGACCTTGCAGGCGTCAAGATCATCTTCCGCGTGGCCCTGGTGCTGCTGCGTCACACGTTGGGCTCAGTGGAGAAGCTGCGCTCCTGCCAAGGCATGTATGAGACCATGGAGCAGCTGCGCAACCTGCCCCAGCAGTGCATGCAGGAGGACTTCCTGGTGCACGAGGTAGGCCGTGGCCTTAGCACACCCACACCTGCTTCAGCCCATCCCCATCCTCACCTTCACTCCGGTACCCGTTTCTTCTCCGTCTAGGTGACCAACCTCCCAGTGACAGAAGCACTGATTGAGCGAGAGAACACAGCCCAGCTCAAGAAGTGGCGAGAAACCCGGGGGGAGCTGCAGTATCGGCCCTCTCGGCGACTACATGGCTCCCGGGCCATCCATGAGGAGCGTCGGCGGCAGCAGCCACCCCTGGGCCCCTCCTCCAGCCTTCTTAGCCTCCCTGGCCTCAAGAGCCGAGGCTCCCGGGCAGCTGGaggggccccctccccaccccctcctgtccGCAGGGCCAGTGCTGGGCCTGCCCCAGGACCTGTGGTCACCGCTGAGGGACTGCATCCATCCCTTCCTTCGCCTACCGGCAACAGCACCCCACTGGGTCCCACCAAGGAGACTCGGAGGCAGGAGAAGGAGCGgcagaaacaggaaaaggaacgTGAGAAGGAGCGGCAGAAACAGGAGAAAGAACGGGAGAAGCAGGAGAAGGAGCggcagaaatgggaaaaagagcaggagaaggagcaacagaagcaggagaaggaacggcagaagcaggaaaagaagGCCCAAGGCAGGAAGCTCTCACTGCGTCGAAAGGCAGATggacccccaggcccccaggatGGTGGGGACAGGTCCTCCGCATCTGAGGCCCGGCAGGATGCTTACTTCTGACCTCTGTCCCCGGGGCTGGACTGCATGGCCTCCCTTGTTTTCCCCTCAGTCAGGAGCAGGCCTGGCCTGGGGTGCTGCCCCGAGCTTCCTGGGCAGACTGTCCTTCTGGGGAAAGTGGTTTGATTTCCCATCTCCTTGCCAGCTGCTGATCCCTACACAGCTGGGACAGTGACCGTGCATGGGGCAGCTGCCTTTCCTCGGGGCAGGTGTGAACAAGTCTGGAGCCCCCTCACCTCCAGTTAGGTCCTGCTGGGGTCTCTGGCACTCCTGCCCCGATTTCCTTTGGGGTTCTTTCCCAGGTGCAGTCCTGATTGGCCTTTTGTCACCTCAGGGGTGACTTGGCAATGGGAATCAGCAGTTTTCAGATTCTTACACTCCAGTTGCTCCCCTTATCCATGAGTGGAGCTgggttcctttttcccttcttcagCCCTGCTGGTCTCCCCCACTTCCTGGCTGGGGGCCACGGCTCTCCTTGCTCTACTTCTGGACATCTCTGTTGTAATTATGTACAGAGCAGCTGGTCGGCCCAGGGTGGGGGTGCTTGCTCTGTCTTCTATCCTTTGGTTCTCCTTCCATAATGTTCTTGCACTCGTTTATTTAAGGGGACATGCACTGGCACAGGAAATGTCCCCCCTTTCCCCACCTACCATTCTCCTTGTTCTCTTTCACCCACCCTCCTCTGTGTTCTCAGGCCTCTCCTGCTTTGTCTTACCAGGGCCCCTGCCTTCCACCTTGTTTCCCCTCCAGCCCCTATCTGGGTAAGGGGTCTTCCCCTGAGCTCCAGGGGGTGGAACCCAATGTTTACATTCTCTTGTCTCTGCTCCCACCCTGTGCGGCGCTTCGAGGAATCAGAAAAGAACCTGCTGTTGTACCTGGGCCTGTCTCCTGCCTTGTTATTTGATAAAGGGAGTTAGAATAAGAActaggtggggtgggggtggggaggaaacaaTGGAGCAGGCCAGGATCTGGGTGTCTGCTGAAGCACTCAGCTGGTCTTGGCAGGGAGGGACCTTTTGGCCTTTGGTCCATCTTTCAGTCACTCATCAACAACTGTTGAGCTCCTGCTCCCCCTTTGCCTGGGATCTGCTGCCTCTGTTGTCACTGGACTGGAGTCCTCTACGCACCACCTGCAGCACCCGGATCTCTTTCCCAAAGTGCTCGTGCAACTCCTGGAAGCTGGAGGGGGGACTGAGGGTGGCTAGGAAGCCACAGGCCTCTGGGGGTGAGCTGGGTTCTTGGCCAGCTGCCTGGCACAGCTCCCGGTACTGGGCCTCCAGTGGGGGTAGTAGCGCCACCAGCCGCCTCCAGCTCACCCCAGCCAGTGCCCACAGCCACGCTGCCAGCTCTCCCTGGTTTTCTGCTGCCAGCTTGTAGGTCCGCCCACCTTCTGTGCCCTCAACCCCGGGGGTCAAGATGGTAAAGGCATAGGGTTCTGTGGCCCCGAGGCGTGGCTCCACCTGGCAGTTTTCTAAGAGGATGAGGCCCAGGGGTGTGCGGTCTGCCTGGTGCTCCAGGTAGAAGAGGAGGTTTCCCCGGAGGACAAACCAGCGGCGTTGATAGCTGATATTTCGGGCTCCCTTCTTTAGCAAGATGCCCTCCCGGTCTGGAGCCTGTGTTCTGTATCCGTGGAAGAAACTGAGCACGGACTTTCGGTGTAGTTTCATGGTAGTTCAATCTGGGAGTTAActctgggggcaggagagaggaggggtggTCTCCTTATTATCATGGGTACCCCATGCTGCCCTCCTGGGGCTCCAGTAGGTTCTTCCTGGGCATAGCCTTAGTCTAGTGGGATTCAGGACTGTCCTAAAGAGCTAGAGGTCTTGTCCCCACAGCACAGGGACCCATACCCACCCCCCCCTTTAGCTCTCCCCCTTGGGCCAGCTTACAGATTCTGGGCTGGGGCCGCTGGGGCCCTACTTGCCAGCAGTGGGGCTTTATCCTGAGGCTGTGGTCTGAGAGAGAGGCATTGTTGCCTCTTTCCAGGCCTACCTGAGATCGGGGCACAAGAGGCTTCTAGCCTGGATTCTGGACACAGGAACCACTGTCACCTGTACGGTGATGGCTCTTCCCACCTCTGAAACCAGGAACTCAACCAGGGGACAGGCGTGGGGTAAATGACTTCCCCTGGGTCCTAAAGAGAGCTGGGTTCGGAAAGTGCCCCCAAAGCCAGCTGGGGGCTCCAGGCGGGCCATCGTGGGAACTCGGTCTCTCCTCAGGGAGAAGAGCAAGGCCGCACCTTGGACTAGGAGAGGACAGAACTGGACGCTGACTGGGAAAGCAGGATTCCTATGGAGACGGTGAGGGGCACAAAGCCCTTGGCCAACCCTGGGGAAAGGTGACTCAACTCTGTAAAGGGAACCGGGCCGAAACCCACTGTCCCACTTCGCCCCTCCATGATGCTGGGCGCCCCTTTAAGTAGTGTGCTTCACTTTCTCCTCAGAGTCTCTAACTGCTGTAGGAGGGAATCTAAACCGCATCCGGCCATCCCTATCGTCTGATCAGGGTCTAGGCGTTCATTTGTGGCCTGTTCTCGCTGTTGTCGCCCCCAAACTGCTCCCGTCACCCTGGGGAGGGCGGGGTTGTCTTCCCCGCTCTCGGCGTACTTCCGCCCGCTTTTCCAGTTAGTCATCTAATCGGAGTGAAGCCACTTCCGGCCTTCTCTGGAGCCTGCCGCAGTTCTCTTCCGGGTGATGGCGCCCGGCGCCCCGGATGTAGCCCTAGTGaaagtctctctttttcttcccccacgGCCTCCCGTGGATCCTGAGGTGAGCGCGAGCCGGTGGGGCTGCTCGAATCCCCGCGGCTCTGCCGCCTCTCTTTGTACACTTAGGCTTGTACACTTAGCCCGGGACAGTTGGGGGTCACCCCGCGGAGCTGGGGTGTTCAGCGCGGGGCGGAGGGGGTGGCCAGGACGCCAGGTCCTGGGTCCGTCCAGGCCCCGCGGGCTCTgagggagctgggggtggaggagagggtgtCAGCCCGCGGATCCCCGTCGCACCCAGGACTGCGGGGCTAGGGTATGTGGGGGAGCCTGCCTTTTTTCGTCAAGGGTGGGGGTTGCCCGTGGGGAGCCCCTCTGCGCCaccgcccctccgcccccgctCCAGCAACTCTTTTGGATGCCGAACCAAGTCCGGGGGGGCCTCCTGGCGGCCGGCTTCCCTTTCGGCCCCtcattctgtgctccctctcctCCCGAGCTGGATCTAGTGCGTACCGGGTGATTATTTGTTGTGCTGGGGCTCTTCCGCGGTGAGTAGCCTCGCCCACTTCCCTTAATCTGCATCCTTTCTCTCGGCTCAGCCCAGGGAAGGCTCCTCAGTCCAGTCATGCCAAAGAGGAAAGTGACCTTCCAAGGTGTGGGAGAGGAGGATGATGAGGATGAAATTAGTGTTCCCAAGAAGAAGGTGAGGGGGCCAGACTCCTACATTCTTAGGAGGagtgaggggagagaaagaactagaagccagaagagaaagaagggggcggggggcaaagAAAGCAGAGAGGGGGCTAGCTTTTCCATGTTCTCTGGGAAATGGGTTTGGAGAATTTCCAGTTGGGGAAGGTTTTGAAGAAAAATCTACCTGGAGTATTTTGAGGAATAGCCGGTAACCTGCGTCTCTCAACTTGCTGGCCCTTCCTCACAGCCAGTGGATCctgtggctggggcagggggtcCTGGGAGCCGCTTCAAAGGCAAACACTCTTTGGACAGTGATGAGGAGGATGATGATGAAGAGGAGGGGTCCAGCAAATATGATATCTTGGCTTCGGAGGATGTGGAAGGTGAGCTAAACCCAAGAATTGATTCTGCTGGAGGAACAGATAGAGCttttggggatggggggggggtggcaaggg
This sequence is a window from Prionailurus viverrinus isolate Anna chromosome E3, UM_Priviv_1.0, whole genome shotgun sequence. Protein-coding genes within it:
- the TBC1D10B gene encoding TBC1 domain family member 10B, giving the protein METGPAPLVAPPRRHGAPAAPSPPPRGSRAGPVVVVAPGPPVTTATSAPVTLVAPGEAKPAWVPGPTQTSAPASTVTGSTVVVLTLEASSEAPRAQVSADPDPLVPAAVAGAEMSMALGPGTDSPKTEEARTSPAPGPGTPTRTPSRTVPGVLTAKPPLAPKPGTTAASGVTARVAAVTAGQVTSGHEAAAATSASTAQAPEDPSGSGTGPSGTCEALVTVVTVTPAPEPAENSQDLGSTSSLGPGISGPRGQAPDTLSYLDSVSLMSGTLESLADDVSSMGSDSEINGLALRKTDKYGFLGGSQYSGSLESSIPVDVARQRELKWLEMFSNWDKWLSRRFQKVKLRCRKGIPSSLRAKAWQYLSNSKELLEQNPGKFEELERAPGDPKWLDVIEKDLHRQFPFHEMFAARGGHGQQDLYRILKAYTIYRPDEGYCQAQAPVAAVLLMHMPAEQAFWCLVQICDKYLPGYYSAGLEAIQLDGEIFFALLRRASPLAHRHLRRQRIDPVLYMTEWFMCIFARTLPWASVLRVWDMFFCEGVKIIFRVALVLLRHTLGSVEKLRSCQGMYETMEQLRNLPQQCMQEDFLVHEVTNLPVTEALIERENTAQLKKWRETRGELQYRPSRRLHGSRAIHEERRRQQPPLGPSSSLLSLPGLKSRGSRAAGGAPSPPPPVRRASAGPAPGPVVTAEGLHPSLPSPTGNSTPLGPTKETRRQEKERQKQEKEREKERQKQEKEREKQEKERQKWEKEQEKEQQKQEKERQKQEKKAQGRKLSLRRKADGPPGPQDGGDRSSASEARQDAYF
- the LOC125154470 gene encoding sesquipedalian-1-like, which gives rise to MKLHRKSVLSFFHGYRTQAPDREGILLKKGARNISYQRRWFVLRGNLLFYLEHQADRTPLGLILLENCQVEPRLGATEPYAFTILTPGVEGTEGGRTYKLAAENQGELAAWLWALAGVSWRRLVALLPPLEAQYRELCQAAGQEPSSPPEACGFLATLSPPSSFQELHEHFGKEIRVLQVVRRGLQSSDNRGSRSQAKGEQELNSC